Genomic window (Deltaproteobacteria bacterium CG11_big_fil_rev_8_21_14_0_20_49_13):
TGACGAAGCGCATCTTTGTGACGCTCCGCCATCACCTCGACCGGCATACAACCTTCAAAGCACTTGATATCGTCGAGCCCATGCGCCATGATCTTTTCCGCCTTCAAAAGTTCATCAATGAACAGGTCATACTCTTCTTTCGTAAAAGGACAGTTGAGATAATCGCCATCTTCATTAGTCCCAACGTCGTATCGGCTTCCCCTAAAGGCGACGTTCATATCTAGAGAATCGGCTTCGATTATGGGGGCAATGGCATCGTAGAAATAAAGTGCGTGAGTGCGTGAGTGCGTAAGTGCGTAAGTCGAAGAAAATAATGAAGCGATAGATTCGGCAAGAGCTGGTGAGGTTAAGGGGCCGGTGGCTATGATCGTCGCTTGTGACTCGTAACTCGCAACCTGTTTAACCTCTTCGCGGACTATCTCAATGTTCGGGTGAGATGATATCTTTTCGGTAATATATCCGGAAAATCCATCGCGGTCTACGGCCAGCGCCTTGCCGGCAGGGACCCGCGTGGCATCGGCGGCTTCCATGACAATGGATCCGAGCGCACGCATCTCTTCCTTCAACAGCGCGGTTGCGTGCCCTTCTTCATCGGATTTTAAAGAATTGCTGCAGACAAGCTCGGCAAAATTCTCTGACCTGTGCGCGGGGGAGAACCATTTTGGTCTTGCCTCATGAAGCCTCACCTTCAGCCCTTTTTTGGCCGAGGCCCAGGCCGCTTCGCATCCAGCAAGACCCGCTCCAATTATTTTTATAGGACTGTCATCCAATTGAATATGTCTTCCCTCTCTCCGTAATGGATGCCCGTAATGTGGTCGTAAAGCGTTGAAGAATATTTGCCAGGGGTGGCGCCGTCGCCGACCGTGAACGTCTTTCCCTTATAGCCGAGTGTTCCGACAGGACTGATCACACACGCGGTGCCCGTTCCAAAGACTTCGTTCACCCTTCCCGACTGGAGGCCTTCGATTATTTCTCTTATCGAAACCTCACGTTCCTGAACTTTAAGCCCCTGATGTTTTGCAAGTTCTATCACGGAACTTCTTGTGATGCCGGGAAGAATGGAACCGTCAAGTTCCGGTGTAACAAGGGCGTTATCTATGACAAAGAAGATGTTCATGGAGCCGACCTCTTCAACATCGCTCCTTGTTTCGGCGTCCAGCCAGAGCACCTGATCAAACCCTCTTTTTGCGGCTTCCATCCCGGCCTTTAAAGACGACGCGTAATTTCCGCCGGTCTTTGCAAATCCCATTCCGCCGCGGGAGGCCCTGACATAGGTATCTTCCACCATTATCTTTGAGACCTTGCTGCCGGAACTGAAATAAGGCCCTACGGGTGAGAGAATGACGAAGAATATATAGTTGTCGGATGCCCTCACCTTAATGATGGGATCGACCCCTATCATAGCCGGTCTTATATATAATGATGTATCTTTTTTGTTAGGGACCCAGTCGCGTTCGAGCTTTATCAGTTCGCAAAGAGAGCTAAAGACGAATTTTGTGTCGATCGCCGGCATGCAAAGCCTCTCGCCGGAGGCGTTCATTCTCTCAAGATTTTCCATCGGACGGAACATGGCTATGTTCCCGCCTTTATAATGGAACACCTTCATCCCTTCGAATATTTCCTGCGCGTAGTGAAAAACCATCGTGGCGGGTGAAAGAGAGAAGTTGTGGAACTCTTCTATGCGCGGGCTATGCCATCCCCGACCCCTGGAATATTCCATCACGAACATTCTGTCGGTAAAGGTCTCGCCGAACCTCAGATTATCGAAATTCTTTTTCTTCAGGTTTGCCGCAGGCACATCTTTGATTGTAAGCTCCATATTACCCTCCGTGTCATCCACGCTG
Coding sequences:
- a CDS encoding methylenetetrahydrofolate--tRNA-(uracil(54)-C(5))-methyltransferase (FADH(2)-oxidizing) TrmFO; translated protein: MKIIGAGLAGCEAAWASAKKGLKVRLHEARPKWFSPAHRSENFAELVCSNSLKSDEEGHATALLKEEMRALGSIVMEAADATRVPAGKALAVDRDGFSGYITEKISSHPNIEIVREEVKQVASYESQATIIATGPLTSPALAESIASLFSSTYALTHSRTHALYFYDAIAPIIEADSLDMNVAFRGSRYDVGTNEDGDYLNCPFTKEEYDLFIDELLKAEKIMAHGLDDIKCFEGCMPVEVMAERHKDALRHGPMKPMGFADPRTGRRPYAIVQLRQDDLHATLFNMVGFQTRMTYKEQDRVLRLIPGLKEAKFARYGSMHRNTYINGPTFLNEGLELKDHPGIFLAGQITGVEGYLESAAIGLYIGSTCALTHPSTSSLDKLGTSLKACSCAHPLIPPTTAIGALINHIINSDPKHYIPMNCIWGIFPPLEAHPSTSKGPRKAGRKKLLLARARSDFQTWLH
- a CDS encoding branched chain amino acid aminotransferase gives rise to the protein MELTIKDVPAANLKKKNFDNLRFGETFTDRMFVMEYSRGRGWHSPRIEEFHNFSLSPATMVFHYAQEIFEGMKVFHYKGGNIAMFRPMENLERMNASGERLCMPAIDTKFVFSSLCELIKLERDWVPNKKDTSLYIRPAMIGVDPIIKVRASDNYIFFVILSPVGPYFSSGSKVSKIMVEDTYVRASRGGMGFAKTGGNYASSLKAGMEAAKRGFDQVLWLDAETRSDVEEVGSMNIFFVIDNALVTPELDGSILPGITRSSVIELAKHQGLKVQEREVSIREIIEGLQSGRVNEVFGTGTACVISPVGTLGYKGKTFTVGDGATPGKYSSTLYDHITGIHYGEREDIFNWMTVL